One Gordonia mangrovi genomic region harbors:
- a CDS encoding DUF2505 domain-containing protein, protein MASTMEHTVSYPFSVQRLWEVLSSETYWRDLLEAINSSHGKLESFEVAGDTVTVAMQQGVPADKLPSIVSKALNGDAQIPRRNTFRLAGDQITGEMTATVSGAPAKVAGTVVTGGDPATTRYTAEVDVSVPFVGGKIEKAIIDQLVELLDAEHEQTITWEAGHR, encoded by the coding sequence ATGGCGAGCACGATGGAACACACGGTGTCCTATCCCTTCTCGGTACAGCGGCTATGGGAGGTCCTCTCCTCGGAGACGTATTGGCGCGATCTCCTCGAGGCCATCAACTCCAGCCACGGAAAGCTCGAATCGTTCGAGGTCGCCGGCGACACGGTGACCGTCGCGATGCAACAGGGGGTACCGGCGGACAAGCTGCCGTCCATTGTGTCCAAGGCGCTCAACGGCGACGCACAGATCCCGCGGCGGAACACGTTCCGGCTCGCCGGCGACCAGATCACCGGTGAGATGACCGCCACTGTGTCCGGGGCGCCGGCGAAGGTCGCGGGCACCGTCGTCACCGGCGGCGATCCGGCCACCACCCGTTATACGGCCGAGGTCGACGTCAGTGTGCCGTTCGTCGGCGGGAAGATCGAGAAGGCCATCATCGACCAGCTCGTGGAGCTGCTCGATGCCGAACACGAGCAGACCATCACCTGGGAGGCGGGCCACCGGTAG
- a CDS encoding UDP-N-acetylmuramate dehydrogenase, giving the protein MSETGPHRGTPTTADTRLSTMTTLRLGGPARAVRRCRETAGLVEAITTLDRAGQRCLLVGGGSNLVVADEGFDGIVVLIETSDVVFGSEDTSPYVTAEAGVGWDDLVAATVESGFGGLECLSGIPGAAGATPVQNVGAYGVEVADLLRSVELLDRRSGERHWVSPSTLELGYRTSNLKHRDDQVVLAVSFWLNADRVSMPVRYGELSSALGIDPGATADAEAVRDQVLALRRGKGMVLDADDHDTWSAGSFFTNPIVSDDDAAQVLDRIAARVGTETRVPTYPADGGIKLSAGWLIERAGFTRGYPGPDAPARLSTKHTLALTNRGTARTADLLDLARTVRDGVHDAFGVTLHPEPVLVNCEL; this is encoded by the coding sequence GTGAGTGAGACCGGCCCCCACCGCGGGACACCGACAACCGCGGACACCCGGCTGTCGACGATGACGACGCTGCGCCTGGGTGGGCCGGCCCGTGCGGTCCGGCGATGCCGTGAGACCGCCGGCCTGGTGGAGGCGATCACCACCCTCGACCGTGCCGGGCAGCGCTGTCTGCTGGTCGGCGGTGGATCGAATCTCGTCGTCGCCGACGAGGGCTTCGACGGCATCGTGGTGCTCATCGAGACGTCCGACGTGGTGTTCGGCAGTGAGGACACCTCCCCGTACGTCACCGCCGAGGCCGGCGTCGGCTGGGACGATCTCGTCGCCGCCACCGTCGAGTCGGGCTTCGGTGGGCTGGAATGTCTTTCGGGAATCCCCGGCGCTGCCGGTGCGACCCCGGTGCAGAACGTGGGCGCCTACGGCGTCGAGGTGGCCGATCTGCTGCGCAGCGTGGAACTGCTGGACCGCCGCTCGGGCGAGCGCCACTGGGTTTCCCCGAGCACGCTCGAACTGGGTTATCGCACCAGCAATCTCAAACACCGCGACGATCAGGTAGTACTCGCGGTGTCGTTCTGGCTCAACGCCGATCGGGTCAGCATGCCGGTGCGCTACGGCGAATTGTCGAGCGCGCTGGGCATCGACCCCGGTGCGACGGCTGACGCGGAGGCGGTACGTGACCAGGTGCTGGCGCTGCGACGCGGCAAGGGCATGGTCCTCGACGCCGACGATCACGACACCTGGAGCGCGGGTTCGTTTTTCACCAACCCGATCGTGTCCGACGACGACGCGGCGCAGGTGCTCGACCGCATCGCCGCACGAGTCGGGACCGAGACCCGGGTACCGACCTACCCCGCCGACGGCGGGATCAAGTTGTCGGCCGGGTGGCTCATCGAGCGCGCGGGTTTCACCCGCGGATATCCGGGGCCGGACGCGCCGGCCCGACTGTCGACGAAACACACGCTGGCGCTGACCAATCGCGGTACGGCGCGGACCGCGGATCTGCTCGATCTGGCCCGGACGGTCCGCGACGGGGTGCACGACGCATTCGGCGTCACGCTGCATCCGGAGCCGGTGCTGGTCAACTGCGAGCTGTAG
- a CDS encoding class I SAM-dependent methyltransferase, translated as MTRGTTNINRLRRVDRWMAHDAGIGAALGSVARPLVVDLGYGARPVTTVEMARRLRTIAPDLQMVGLEIDPERIVDARDGVRFALGGFELAGLRPQLVRAFNVLRQYDEDEVAASWSRMRHALAPGGLIVEGTCDEIGRRCCWVVLDADAPRTLTLSWSPEHTGRPSELAERLPKALIHHNVPGKPIHELLTRADRAWDVAASHAAYGPRTRWRQALTTMRADGVPIVVGRGRSVDNVLTVPWSVVAPH; from the coding sequence ATCACCCGAGGCACCACCAACATCAACCGGCTCCGCCGGGTGGACCGGTGGATGGCGCACGACGCGGGGATCGGCGCGGCCCTCGGTTCGGTGGCTCGGCCCCTGGTGGTCGACCTCGGCTACGGGGCGCGCCCCGTAACGACCGTCGAGATGGCGCGGCGGCTGCGGACCATCGCACCCGACCTGCAGATGGTCGGCCTGGAGATCGACCCCGAACGCATCGTGGACGCCCGCGACGGCGTCCGGTTCGCACTCGGCGGTTTCGAGCTGGCCGGACTGCGGCCGCAGTTGGTGCGGGCCTTCAACGTGTTGCGGCAATACGACGAGGACGAGGTGGCTGCATCGTGGTCTCGGATGCGACACGCGCTGGCCCCGGGCGGACTCATCGTGGAGGGCACCTGCGACGAGATCGGTCGTCGCTGCTGTTGGGTCGTCCTCGACGCCGACGCGCCGCGCACCCTGACGCTGAGCTGGTCGCCCGAGCACACCGGCAGGCCCTCCGAACTCGCGGAGCGCCTGCCGAAGGCGTTGATCCACCACAACGTGCCCGGCAAACCGATCCACGAGCTGCTGACCCGGGCCGATCGTGCGTGGGATGTGGCCGCGAGCCATGCCGCCTACGGCCCCCGCACCCGGTGGCGACAGGCGCTGACGACGATGCGTGCGGACGGCGTCCCGATCGTCGTCGGTCGCGGCCGGTCCGTCGACAACGTGCTCACCGTGCCGTGGTCGGTGGTCGCGCCCCACTGA
- a CDS encoding carbon-nitrogen hydrolase family protein encodes MRIAMAQITSGIDPAANLELVDAAVARAAADDADLVVFPEATMCRFGVSLGPIAEPVDGPWASAVSAMAARHGVTVVAGMFTPAGDRVANTLLIAAADGSRSSYDKIHLYDAFGFTESRTVAPGSDPVTFAVGDVTVGVATCYDIRFPALFTELARRGAQVIVVPASWGAGPGKVHQWQVLATARALDSTCFVAAVGQAVPDDQQVAESSAPTGTGHSQLTDPFGTVVAAYDDSVQVGVHEIDVSAVEKARKALAVLDNERPIRQVSAPSSN; translated from the coding sequence ATGCGAATTGCGATGGCGCAGATCACCTCCGGCATCGACCCGGCGGCCAACCTGGAACTCGTGGACGCCGCGGTGGCGAGAGCCGCGGCCGACGACGCCGACCTGGTGGTGTTCCCCGAGGCGACGATGTGCCGGTTCGGCGTCTCACTCGGGCCCATCGCCGAACCGGTCGACGGCCCCTGGGCCTCGGCCGTGTCGGCGATGGCGGCACGTCACGGCGTCACCGTCGTCGCCGGCATGTTCACACCGGCCGGTGACCGGGTCGCCAACACGCTGCTCATCGCCGCCGCCGACGGCTCGCGCAGCTCCTACGACAAGATCCACCTCTACGACGCCTTCGGTTTCACCGAGTCGCGCACCGTTGCGCCGGGCAGCGACCCGGTGACGTTCGCGGTCGGCGATGTCACGGTGGGTGTCGCCACCTGCTACGACATCCGCTTCCCCGCGTTGTTCACCGAGCTCGCGCGGCGCGGCGCACAGGTGATAGTGGTGCCCGCATCGTGGGGTGCCGGACCGGGCAAGGTGCATCAGTGGCAGGTGCTGGCCACCGCCCGCGCACTCGATTCGACCTGCTTCGTGGCCGCCGTCGGGCAGGCGGTGCCCGACGATCAGCAGGTGGCCGAGTCGTCGGCGCCCACCGGAACAGGTCACAGCCAACTCACAGATCCCTTCGGTACCGTGGTCGCCGCATACGACGACAGCGTGCAGGTCGGGGTTCACGAGATCGATGTGAGCGCAGTGGAGAAGGCGCGCAAGGCCCTGGCCGTGCTCGACAACGAACGGCCCATCCGACAGGTCTCGGCACCGAGCAGCAACTGA
- a CDS encoding DUF2505 domain-containing protein: MARRLSYSARFTQPAETLYQAQSTRQYWDDMMAGFQMISPHCAVESFTSDETGLKVILKQTIGRDQLPPLAQTVLMKDMVITREETFGPYDPDNTKGDYTASIPAGPGSLQGWQELFPTETGCTIRKTTEVKVFIPFVNGKLEQLMLVNLVDLFRAEAEYAADWVKKNL, from the coding sequence ATGGCACGACGGCTCAGCTACTCGGCGCGCTTCACCCAGCCCGCGGAGACGCTCTATCAGGCACAGAGCACCCGCCAATACTGGGATGACATGATGGCGGGTTTCCAGATGATCTCTCCGCACTGCGCGGTCGAGTCCTTCACCTCCGACGAGACCGGGCTGAAGGTGATCCTCAAACAGACGATCGGCCGTGATCAGCTCCCACCGCTCGCGCAGACCGTGTTGATGAAGGACATGGTCATCACCCGCGAGGAGACCTTCGGCCCGTATGACCCCGACAACACCAAGGGCGACTACACGGCGTCGATCCCGGCCGGACCGGGCAGCCTGCAGGGGTGGCAGGAACTGTTCCCCACCGAGACCGGCTGCACCATCCGCAAGACCACCGAGGTCAAGGTGTTCATCCCGTTCGTCAACGGCAAACTCGAGCAGCTGATGCTGGTCAACCTCGTCGACCTGTTCCGCGCCGAAGCCGAATACGCGGCCGACTGGGTCAAGAAGAACCTCTGA